A single region of the Actinoplanes sp. SE50/110 genome encodes:
- a CDS encoding O-antigen ligase, translating to MRRIFLAPGLLLVLIGIGGRFTLDRAGFPDLAWVDLRVIGVAVALVVLLIDLARRRPQPRVGREGWLVAASIFLLFQIASALWSPPAARIGPQTVDLILLAVLILAFYYWTLGDPERAILFTFQLFWLAAIVFALAAIFINGPGEQGRYSAFGGGPNVFVRIEILGVISAIAMFLSTRRLLPLLVTPLFLLAAVLSGSRAGLMAGGAVGLVALAKIRGRLRAGPVLACGAFLLTAGLVIWFAAPPEFTSLFQERFVQQTVQEQYLSDRTDIWAAAIRMFTDHPLAGAGLDGFYGLIGVNQMVEYPHNYVLAVAAEGGLIGLGLLTGALILWTRTVRGGGALPRATGLAVAAAVFVALSSLFSGDYYDARLAWTFAAMAAAAAVSRARTVPSAEPARVKEAVGT from the coding sequence ATGAGGCGGATCTTCCTGGCCCCCGGCCTGCTGCTCGTGCTGATCGGCATCGGCGGCCGCTTCACCCTGGACCGGGCCGGCTTCCCCGATCTGGCGTGGGTCGACCTGCGGGTCATCGGCGTGGCGGTGGCCCTCGTCGTACTCCTCATCGATCTTGCCCGGCGCCGGCCGCAACCGCGCGTCGGCCGGGAAGGCTGGCTGGTCGCGGCCTCGATCTTCCTCCTGTTCCAGATCGCCTCGGCGCTCTGGTCCCCACCGGCCGCGCGCATCGGCCCGCAGACCGTCGACCTGATCCTGCTCGCCGTCCTCATCCTGGCCTTCTATTACTGGACGCTGGGCGACCCGGAGCGTGCCATCCTGTTCACCTTCCAGCTGTTCTGGCTCGCCGCGATCGTCTTCGCCCTCGCCGCGATCTTCATCAACGGCCCCGGCGAGCAGGGCCGCTACTCCGCGTTCGGCGGCGGCCCGAACGTCTTCGTCCGCATCGAGATCCTCGGGGTGATCAGCGCGATCGCCATGTTCCTGTCCACCCGCCGGCTGCTCCCGCTCCTGGTCACGCCGCTGTTCCTGCTGGCCGCGGTGCTCTCCGGCTCCCGCGCCGGGCTGATGGCCGGCGGCGCGGTCGGCCTGGTCGCGCTCGCGAAGATCCGCGGCCGGCTCAGGGCCGGCCCGGTCCTGGCCTGCGGCGCCTTCCTGCTCACCGCCGGCCTGGTCATCTGGTTCGCCGCGCCGCCCGAGTTCACCAGCCTGTTCCAGGAACGGTTCGTCCAGCAGACGGTCCAGGAGCAGTATCTGTCCGACCGGACCGACATCTGGGCGGCCGCGATCCGGATGTTCACCGACCATCCGCTGGCCGGTGCCGGGTTGGACGGCTTCTACGGCCTGATCGGCGTCAATCAGATGGTGGAGTATCCGCACAACTACGTGCTGGCGGTCGCCGCCGAGGGCGGGCTGATCGGCCTCGGCCTGCTCACCGGCGCGCTCATACTGTGGACGAGGACCGTACGCGGCGGCGGAGCCCTTCCCCGTGCCACCGGGCTCGCCGTGGCGGCGGCCGTTTTCGTGGCGCTGAGCAGCCTTTTCTCCGGGGATTACTACGACGCCCGGCTGGCCTGGACGTTCGCCGCGATGGCCGCCGCGGCCGCGGTGTCGCGGGCCCGGACGGTCCCGTCCGCCGAGCCCGCCCGTGTGAAAGAGGCGGTAGGTACGTGA
- a CDS encoding GNAT family N-acetyltransferase: MTASLLDPAAREWKETLQQVRHDMYHVPDYVVLDARLYGGTPAAFHFERGARRLLIPLILRDIPDADRRDALSPYGYPGPVSDAAPHETEFWRAACAALSETLREAGIVSLFVRMHPLLDPPSPVLGEAGALVRHGETVSMDLTVSVEEMWRQTRSDHRNHINRAKRAGTRIVFDDWSRLADWVEVYHDNMRRVGAADYYFFTYEHLAALHDAVGDRMHLAVALEGDEVVGGNTFFEYDGIATGYVSSTRRARGRYADELLYDSVRRWCSERGARIFHLGGGKGGGEDSLFSYKAGFSPSRHPFHTWRVVTDPTAYHRLVLRKRPGADPADLTGTFPSYR; the protein is encoded by the coding sequence ATGACGGCATCGCTGCTGGATCCGGCGGCCCGGGAGTGGAAGGAGACGTTGCAGCAGGTCCGGCACGACATGTACCACGTTCCCGACTACGTCGTGCTGGACGCCCGGCTGTACGGCGGCACGCCGGCCGCGTTCCACTTCGAACGCGGCGCCCGACGGCTGCTGATCCCGCTGATCCTGCGCGACATCCCGGATGCGGACCGGCGCGACGCGCTCTCGCCGTACGGCTATCCCGGCCCGGTCAGCGATGCCGCGCCGCACGAGACCGAGTTCTGGCGGGCCGCCTGCGCGGCGCTGTCCGAGACGCTGCGCGAGGCCGGCATCGTCTCGCTGTTCGTCCGGATGCACCCGCTGCTCGACCCGCCGTCGCCGGTGCTCGGCGAGGCCGGCGCGCTGGTCCGGCACGGCGAGACGGTGTCGATGGACCTGACGGTCAGCGTCGAGGAGATGTGGCGGCAGACCCGCAGCGACCACCGCAACCACATCAACCGGGCGAAACGCGCCGGCACCCGGATCGTCTTCGACGACTGGAGCCGGCTCGCCGACTGGGTCGAGGTCTACCACGACAACATGCGCCGGGTCGGCGCGGCCGACTACTACTTCTTCACGTACGAGCACCTCGCCGCCCTGCACGACGCGGTCGGCGACCGGATGCACCTCGCCGTCGCGCTGGAGGGTGACGAGGTGGTGGGGGGCAACACCTTCTTCGAGTACGACGGGATCGCCACCGGATACGTGTCCTCCACCCGCCGCGCGCGGGGACGGTACGCCGACGAGCTGCTGTACGACTCGGTGCGGCGGTGGTGCTCCGAGCGCGGCGCACGGATCTTCCACCTGGGCGGGGGCAAAGGCGGCGGGGAGGACTCGCTGTTCTCGTACAAGGCGGGGTTCTCACCCAGCCGCCACCCGTTCCACACCTGGCGCGTGGTCACCGACCCTACGGCGTACCACCGACTGGTCCTTCGGAAGCGGCCCGGCGCCGACCCCGCGGACCTGACCGGCACCTTCCCCTCTTACCGCTAG
- a CDS encoding FAD-dependent monooxygenase: MRITCVGGGPAGLYFAVLAKLADPSREITVLERNPPGVTYGWGVVFWDDLLDDLFRYDAISAARIWDAAYKWDEYEVRAAGKPVTHLGGYGFSLGRHRLLEILGERAAELGVDVHYKDELTDVAMLPPADLIVACDGAGSRIRDRDPEHFGAEVETGRNRYIWLGTPHVFRTFTFGFEETEAGWIWYHAYPFADGASTFIVECTPETWAGLGFDRMDPAAGNTRLEEIFAGHLDGQPLDDAGRGWLNFRRVTTRRWDHGNVVLMGDAAHTTHFAIGSGTKLAMQDAMALADALDTAPQGLPAALEQYEHRRKTALAPLQRAAHASSGWFERMPDYAGLPAKRFSYALSNRRGEYPAWRYLLHMATQGALPRTMLRWTLSARRWNRARRRPLQLT, encoded by the coding sequence ATGCGGATCACCTGCGTCGGCGGCGGCCCCGCCGGTCTGTACTTCGCGGTGCTGGCGAAACTCGCCGACCCGAGCCGCGAGATCACCGTGCTGGAGCGCAACCCGCCCGGCGTCACCTACGGCTGGGGCGTCGTCTTCTGGGACGACCTTCTCGACGATCTCTTCCGGTACGACGCGATCAGCGCCGCCCGGATCTGGGACGCCGCCTACAAGTGGGACGAGTACGAGGTCCGTGCCGCCGGGAAACCCGTCACCCACCTGGGCGGATACGGTTTCAGCCTGGGCCGGCACCGGCTGCTGGAGATCCTCGGTGAGCGGGCCGCCGAGCTCGGCGTCGACGTGCACTACAAGGATGAGCTGACCGATGTCGCCATGCTGCCGCCGGCGGACCTGATCGTCGCGTGCGACGGCGCCGGCAGCCGGATCCGCGACCGCGATCCGGAGCATTTCGGCGCCGAGGTGGAAACCGGCCGCAACCGGTACATCTGGCTCGGCACCCCGCACGTGTTCCGCACCTTCACCTTCGGCTTCGAGGAGACCGAGGCCGGCTGGATCTGGTACCACGCCTACCCGTTCGCCGACGGGGCCAGCACCTTCATCGTCGAATGCACCCCGGAGACGTGGGCCGGCCTCGGCTTCGACCGGATGGACCCGGCGGCCGGCAACACCCGCCTGGAAGAGATCTTCGCCGGGCATCTCGACGGGCAGCCGCTCGACGACGCCGGCCGCGGCTGGCTGAACTTCCGGCGGGTCACCACCCGGCGCTGGGACCACGGCAACGTGGTGCTGATGGGCGACGCCGCGCACACCACCCACTTCGCCATCGGCTCCGGCACGAAACTGGCGATGCAGGACGCGATGGCGCTCGCCGACGCCCTGGACACCGCGCCGCAGGGTCTGCCGGCCGCGCTGGAGCAGTACGAGCATCGGCGCAAGACCGCGCTGGCCCCGCTGCAGCGGGCCGCGCACGCCAGCAGCGGATGGTTCGAGCGGATGCCGGACTACGCCGGGCTGCCGGCGAAACGGTTCTCCTACGCCCTGTCCAACCGGCGCGGCGAGTACCCGGCCTGGCGATACCTGTTGCACATGGCGACCCAGGGCGCACTCCCGCGCACCATGCTGCGCTGGACGCTGTCCGCCCGGCGGTGGAACCGGGCCCGGCGCCGCCCGCTGCAGCTCACCTAA
- a CDS encoding GGDEF domain-containing protein has product MVRKRRTAGLAAILFVALYVLLVRVLPIPPVVAGRISQSTLAGIGALVSVLWARAAARSRGRIRAGLITWSVAGAGWAIGELFWLADGWRTGTAAIGVAANLGFSATIVAAPAAAVLLVGRPSASIRTLFDALMIGMSLFFVVWALTLGPQHRSGAAGVGTVAYATADVVIISLVLLLLAESSATLRVPLEIAALGMIVQFTADSVYTYQTIAGTYRFGSLPDLLWLLAWVAFAVGAPHRDELHGVTRIGDGGRPRAYLPYVPFLLAFGTGVTILATGGHLDRVLATLSMALTALVVLRQMLIISDNRRLTRQLSALVDDLRYRAEHDALTGLANRVRFEECTEQALLPGAPGRVAILLIDLDGFKPINDTYGHPRGDRVLAEVAERLLTAAGPHDVVARLGGDEFAVLTTTDPQPLAARLLAAVATPFDVGPETTTIGASIGVASCRPGTQGFGQLVRDADAAMYEAKRNGRNRVVMQQPSAVG; this is encoded by the coding sequence ATGGTGCGGAAGCGACGGACAGCGGGCTTGGCGGCCATCCTGTTCGTCGCCCTGTACGTGCTGCTGGTCCGGGTGCTGCCGATCCCGCCGGTGGTCGCCGGCCGGATCAGCCAGTCCACCCTGGCCGGCATCGGGGCCCTGGTGTCGGTGCTCTGGGCCCGCGCCGCGGCACGGTCCCGCGGCCGGATCCGGGCCGGGCTGATCACCTGGAGTGTGGCCGGGGCCGGCTGGGCGATCGGCGAACTGTTCTGGCTCGCCGACGGCTGGCGGACCGGCACCGCCGCCATCGGGGTCGCCGCCAACCTCGGCTTCAGCGCCACCATCGTGGCCGCACCGGCCGCCGCGGTGCTGCTGGTCGGCCGCCCGTCGGCCAGCATCCGCACCCTGTTCGACGCGCTGATGATCGGCATGTCGCTGTTCTTCGTGGTGTGGGCGCTCACGCTGGGGCCGCAGCATCGATCCGGCGCGGCCGGGGTCGGCACGGTCGCCTACGCCACCGCTGACGTGGTGATCATCAGCCTGGTCCTGCTGCTGCTCGCCGAGAGCAGCGCCACGCTGCGGGTCCCGCTGGAGATCGCCGCCCTCGGCATGATCGTCCAGTTCACCGCGGACAGTGTGTACACCTACCAGACCATCGCCGGCACCTACCGTTTCGGCAGCCTGCCCGACCTGCTCTGGCTACTGGCCTGGGTCGCCTTCGCGGTCGGCGCCCCGCACCGCGACGAGCTGCACGGGGTCACCCGGATCGGCGACGGTGGACGGCCCCGCGCCTATCTCCCGTACGTCCCGTTCCTGCTCGCCTTCGGCACCGGCGTCACCATCCTGGCCACCGGCGGCCACCTCGACCGGGTCCTGGCCACCCTCAGCATGGCCCTGACCGCCCTCGTCGTCCTCCGCCAGATGCTGATCATCAGTGACAACCGCCGCCTCACCCGCCAACTGTCCGCCCTCGTCGACGACCTGCGTTACCGCGCCGAACACGACGCGCTGACCGGCCTGGCCAACCGGGTCCGCTTCGAGGAGTGCACCGAACAGGCGCTGCTGCCCGGCGCCCCCGGCCGGGTCGCCATCCTGCTCATCGACCTGGACGGCTTCAAACCGATCAACGACACCTACGGCCACCCGCGCGGCGACCGGGTCCTCGCCGAAGTCGCCGAACGCCTGCTGACCGCCGCCGGCCCGCACGACGTGGTGGCCCGCCTCGGCGGCGACGAATTCGCGGTGCTGACCACCACCGATCCGCAGCCGCTCGCCGCCCGCCTGCTGGCGGCGGTGGCCACCCCGTTCGACGTCGGCCCGGAGACGACGACGATCGGCGCCAGCATCGGCGTGGCCTCCTGCCGCCCGGGCACCCAGGGCTTCGGCCAACTGGTCCGTGACGCCGACGCCGCCATGTACGAGGCCAAACGCAACGGCCGCAATCGGGTGGTCATGCAGCAGCCGTCCGCGGTCGGCTAG
- a CDS encoding MOSC domain-containing protein, producing MGEVVWLGRYPVKSMCGEDLTEAHLDASGFEGDRRHAVLDEETGLVASAKNPRRWRALLSMAARHEPAGRVVITCPDGEQIHTDAPTADRALSRVLGRPVRLTATLPQDASMERLTPPTEPGAGTMTHSSLAAGTPGNTFVDYAAVHVITTATLDALARRHPGGRMDPRRFRPNLVVHLDDAAPFAENTWQDRTITVAGHAEIRIVTPTPRCAVPTLAQGADLPDDPDVLRTAARLNRVPVFDLGELTCVGAYGAVQRHGPLRIGDRITITRR from the coding sequence ATGGGGGAAGTGGTGTGGCTCGGCCGGTACCCGGTCAAGTCGATGTGCGGCGAGGACCTCACCGAAGCCCACCTGGACGCCTCGGGCTTCGAGGGCGACCGCCGACATGCCGTGCTCGACGAGGAGACCGGCCTGGTCGCCAGCGCGAAGAACCCTCGCCGGTGGCGCGCCCTGCTCTCGATGGCCGCCCGGCACGAGCCGGCCGGCCGGGTGGTCATCACCTGCCCCGACGGCGAACAGATCCACACCGACGCACCCACCGCCGACCGCGCACTGTCGCGGGTCCTGGGCCGCCCCGTGCGACTGACCGCCACCCTCCCGCAGGACGCGAGCATGGAGCGGCTGACCCCGCCGACAGAGCCCGGCGCCGGCACGATGACCCACAGCAGCCTGGCGGCCGGCACCCCCGGCAACACCTTCGTCGACTACGCTGCCGTCCACGTGATCACCACCGCCACCCTCGACGCCCTGGCCCGGCGGCACCCCGGCGGCCGCATGGACCCGCGACGGTTCCGCCCGAACCTCGTGGTGCACCTGGACGACGCCGCACCCTTCGCGGAGAACACCTGGCAGGACCGGACCATCACCGTCGCGGGCCACGCCGAGATCCGCATCGTCACACCCACCCCGCGCTGCGCGGTGCCCACCCTCGCCCAGGGAGCCGACCTGCCCGACGACCCGGATGTGCTCCGCACCGCCGCCCGGCTCAACCGGGTCCCGGTCTTCGACCTCGGCGAACTGACCTGCGTCGGCGCCTACGGCGCGGTCCAGCGTCACGGCCCACTGCGGATCGGCGACCGCATCACGATCACCCGCAGGTGA
- a CDS encoding WD40 repeat domain-containing protein, which yields MITDARLLTTLTLDGTDMLVSADTGTVRVTDPRTGRPVSEAAIGGITAIVACPTGWRDPVIAVGADSGLYWVEARTGTVRHEEGGIAAMSAWAGTLLAAAGHAPGTLLRWDAGTGARLEPLGSHQEPITAVTVLHGPVVCTGDRTGTIQRWNPRTGARTAPALTVGDEAVLALAPAPLPDGRLLIAAATADLHRWDAVTGEPVGVPVVVDSTAVTTLTATVVNGRTELITAGHDEVVRRWDAETGLPVGEAVPGRSATVLRRHGVLTLAVGTLDGRLDLRSLGQPHPDRRI from the coding sequence ATGATCACCGATGCGCGGCTGTTGACGACGCTGACGCTGGACGGCACCGACATGCTGGTCTCCGCGGACACCGGCACGGTCCGGGTCACCGACCCGCGCACCGGCCGGCCGGTCAGCGAGGCGGCGATCGGTGGGATCACCGCGATCGTGGCGTGCCCGACCGGCTGGCGGGACCCGGTGATCGCGGTCGGCGCGGACAGCGGGCTGTACTGGGTCGAGGCGCGCACCGGGACCGTCCGGCACGAGGAGGGCGGAATCGCGGCGATGTCCGCGTGGGCCGGCACGCTGCTGGCCGCCGCCGGGCACGCGCCGGGCACGCTGCTGCGCTGGGATGCCGGCACCGGCGCCCGGCTGGAGCCGCTCGGCAGCCACCAGGAGCCGATCACCGCGGTCACCGTCCTGCACGGCCCGGTCGTCTGCACCGGCGACCGCACCGGCACGATCCAGCGCTGGAACCCGCGCACCGGCGCCCGGACCGCGCCCGCGCTGACCGTCGGCGACGAGGCGGTGCTGGCGCTGGCCCCGGCCCCGCTGCCGGACGGCCGGCTGCTGATCGCCGCCGCCACCGCCGACCTGCACCGCTGGGACGCGGTCACCGGCGAACCGGTGGGCGTGCCGGTGGTGGTCGACAGCACCGCGGTGACCACGCTGACCGCGACCGTGGTCAACGGGCGCACCGAGCTGATCACCGCGGGGCACGACGAGGTGGTGCGGCGCTGGGACGCGGAGACCGGCCTGCCGGTGGGCGAGGCGGTGCCCGGCCGCTCAGCCACCGTGCTGCGCCGGCACGGGGTGCTCACCCTGGCGGTCGGCACCCTGGACGGCCGCCTCGACCTGCGCTCGCTCGGCCAGCCCCATCCGGACCGTCGCATCTGA
- a CDS encoding GNAT family N-acetyltransferase: MAEILTKVGKADPSLNRVLSDELDRFNAAATPEVAPAEELTVRVEQEGELVAGVSGWTWGQAAGIGMTWVREDHRGTGVGTGAMTAFESEARSRGCTHVFVTSFTFQAPAFYQRLGYREIFRWESVPTTGRDDVHLRKEL, translated from the coding sequence ATGGCGGAGATCCTCACCAAGGTCGGTAAGGCCGACCCTTCCCTCAACCGGGTGCTCAGCGACGAACTGGACAGGTTCAATGCGGCCGCGACGCCGGAGGTCGCTCCGGCCGAGGAACTCACGGTCCGGGTCGAGCAGGAGGGCGAGCTGGTCGCCGGGGTCTCCGGGTGGACCTGGGGCCAGGCGGCCGGCATCGGGATGACCTGGGTGCGCGAGGATCACCGGGGCACCGGGGTCGGGACGGGGGCGATGACCGCCTTCGAGAGCGAGGCGCGAAGCCGGGGGTGCACGCACGTGTTCGTCACGTCCTTCACCTTTCAGGCGCCGGCCTTCTACCAGCGGCTCGGCTACCGGGAGATCTTCCGCTGGGAGTCGGTCCCGACGACCGGCCGGGACGACGTCCACCTGCGCAAGGAACTCTGA
- a CDS encoding sugar transferase yields MDLVRPIWNVLNQLVALVALLLLSPLILAVALWVRIADGKGVLFVQARAGKDGRPFRMLKFRSMVHNSVAMSAQLGMADPFGLLQDDPRITRCGRILRRTSLDELPQLINVLTGRMNLVGPRPDVLPQVANYSAEDARRLEVRPGITGWAQVNGRDDIDWPARFVLDRWYIDHWTPLLDLKILARTVTGLRRAEPPVHVDTLNIARSAVDATQELGRAA; encoded by the coding sequence GTGGACCTCGTACGCCCGATCTGGAATGTCCTCAACCAACTCGTCGCCCTGGTCGCTCTCCTTCTGCTGTCGCCACTGATCCTCGCCGTCGCGCTCTGGGTGCGGATCGCCGACGGCAAGGGCGTGCTTTTCGTGCAGGCCCGGGCCGGAAAGGACGGCCGGCCGTTCCGGATGCTCAAATTCCGGTCGATGGTGCACAACAGTGTCGCGATGAGCGCGCAACTCGGCATGGCCGACCCGTTCGGCCTGCTGCAGGACGACCCACGGATCACCCGCTGCGGCCGGATCCTGCGCCGCACCAGCCTCGACGAGCTGCCCCAGCTGATCAACGTGCTGACCGGCCGGATGAACCTGGTCGGCCCCCGGCCGGACGTGCTGCCGCAGGTGGCCAACTACTCGGCCGAGGACGCCCGGCGCCTCGAGGTGCGGCCCGGGATCACCGGATGGGCGCAGGTCAACGGCCGCGACGACATCGACTGGCCGGCCCGGTTCGTGCTGGACCGCTGGTACATCGACCACTGGACGCCGCTGCTCGACCTGAAGATCCTCGCGCGGACGGTGACCGGGCTGCGCCGCGCCGAGCCGCCGGTGCACGTCGACACGCTCAACATCGCCCGCTCCGCCGTGGACGCTACCCAGGAGCTGGGCCGTGCCGCCTGA
- a CDS encoding nucleotide sugar dehydrogenase: MRVVIAGQGYVGLPLAVRAAEAGHHVVGYDVDEDRIKRLAAGESYVDDITSGQLQQVLSGGNFHPSADPRTCAGFDVAVIAVPTPLRDGTPDLRHIEESARTLARYLRPGATVALESTTYPGTTTELVGPLLEEGSGLIAGEDFHLGYSPERIDPGNRQWHLATTPKVVSGINPESLARVQAFYASVVETTVPVSDPKVAELAKLLENTFRHVNIALVNELAVYAHDLGIDVWEAIDAASSKPFGYMRFVPGPGVGGHCLPIDPSYLSWRVQRTLGQSFRFVELANDINNHMPDYVVRRLVVAMNRRRRAVNGSTVLLLGLAYKKNSGDARESPARRVAALLLEMGAEVLAADPHVVEDAHVDQRVTRVRATREVIAAADAVVLLADHDAFDLDEVVEHATYVLDTRHRITGTNVESI; the protein is encoded by the coding sequence ATGCGGGTGGTCATCGCGGGTCAGGGTTATGTCGGGCTGCCGCTGGCCGTCCGGGCGGCCGAGGCCGGCCACCACGTCGTCGGCTACGACGTCGACGAGGACCGGATCAAACGCCTGGCCGCCGGCGAGTCGTACGTCGACGACATCACCTCCGGACAGCTCCAGCAGGTCCTTTCCGGCGGCAACTTCCACCCCTCGGCCGACCCCCGGACGTGCGCCGGCTTCGACGTCGCCGTGATCGCCGTGCCGACCCCGCTCCGTGACGGCACCCCCGACCTGCGCCACATCGAGGAGTCGGCCCGCACCCTGGCCCGCTACCTGCGCCCCGGCGCCACCGTCGCGCTGGAGTCCACCACCTACCCCGGCACCACCACCGAGCTGGTCGGCCCGCTGCTGGAGGAGGGTTCCGGCCTGATCGCCGGCGAGGACTTCCACCTCGGATACAGCCCGGAGCGGATCGACCCGGGCAATCGGCAGTGGCACCTGGCCACCACCCCGAAGGTGGTCTCCGGGATCAACCCGGAGTCGCTGGCCAGGGTGCAGGCCTTCTACGCCTCGGTGGTGGAGACCACCGTGCCGGTCTCCGACCCCAAGGTCGCCGAGCTGGCCAAACTCCTGGAGAACACGTTCCGGCACGTCAACATCGCGCTGGTCAACGAGCTCGCGGTGTACGCGCACGACCTCGGCATCGACGTCTGGGAGGCGATCGACGCCGCGTCGTCGAAGCCGTTCGGCTACATGCGGTTCGTGCCCGGCCCCGGGGTCGGCGGGCACTGCCTGCCGATCGACCCGTCGTACCTGTCCTGGCGGGTGCAGCGGACCCTCGGCCAGAGTTTCCGTTTCGTCGAGCTGGCCAACGACATCAACAACCACATGCCCGATTACGTCGTACGACGGCTCGTGGTCGCCATGAACCGCCGCCGTCGAGCGGTCAACGGGTCCACCGTGCTGCTGCTCGGCCTGGCCTACAAGAAGAACAGCGGCGACGCCCGGGAGTCGCCGGCCCGCCGGGTCGCCGCGCTGCTGCTGGAGATGGGCGCCGAGGTGCTCGCCGCCGACCCGCACGTGGTCGAGGACGCGCACGTCGACCAGCGGGTCACCCGGGTCCGCGCCACGCGAGAGGTGATCGCCGCGGCCGACGCCGTGGTGCTGCTCGCCGATCACGACGCGTTCGACCTCGACGAGGTGGTCGAGCACGCCACCTACGTGCTGGACACCCGGCACCGGATCACCGGAACCAACGTGGAATCGATCTGA